The Candidatus Neomarinimicrobiota bacterium genome has a window encoding:
- a CDS encoding methylenetetrahydrofolate reductase, whose protein sequence is MKVVDHLKKASKGNGTLFSFEIVPPERGGSAVDLISIVEDLVKYKPPFIDITSHSAEVRYIEKPNNIEKEVKRKRPGTLGICSLVQWKYGIDAIPHVLCRGFTREETEDFLIDSNFMSIQNVLALRGDAKRSDRKEHTSGRSINEYAIDLVKQIRDMNKGIYLDGLGDNTSFCIGVAGYPEKHPEAPNMETDLKYLKFKVEAGADYIVTQMCFDTNIYFKFVEMCRDNGINIPIIPGIKIIGTKNQLKTIPRVFKIDIPYELSDKIEQVKEQEEVENIGISWAEKQIRSYVNDERVPAVHIYVTNDIKLVKGVMDKFSR, encoded by the coding sequence ATGAAAGTAGTTGATCATTTAAAAAAAGCATCAAAGGGAAATGGAACCCTATTTAGTTTTGAAATAGTTCCACCTGAAAGAGGAGGAAGCGCGGTAGATCTTATAAGTATAGTAGAAGATCTCGTAAAATATAAGCCACCATTTATTGATATCACCAGTCATTCGGCGGAAGTAAGATATATAGAGAAGCCAAATAATATAGAGAAAGAAGTTAAAAGGAAAAGGCCAGGTACATTAGGTATTTGTTCATTAGTTCAGTGGAAGTATGGGATTGATGCGATACCCCATGTTCTATGTAGAGGATTTACAAGAGAAGAGACCGAAGATTTTTTAATTGATTCAAATTTTATGAGTATACAGAATGTTCTTGCACTTAGAGGAGATGCTAAGAGAAGTGATAGAAAGGAACATACAAGTGGTAGAAGTATAAATGAATACGCTATTGATTTAGTTAAGCAGATAAGAGATATGAATAAAGGAATTTATCTGGATGGACTAGGAGACAACACTTCGTTTTGTATTGGTGTAGCTGGGTATCCCGAAAAGCATCCCGAGGCGCCGAACATGGAAACTGACTTAAAATATCTTAAGTTCAAAGTAGAAGCTGGAGCTGATTATATTGTTACACAGATGTGTTTTGATACTAACATCTACTTTAAGTTTGTTGAAATGTGTAGAGATAATGGTATTAATATTCCTATTATTCCTGGAATAAAAATAATTGGTACTAAAAATCAACTTAAGACTATTCCAAGAGTTTTTAAAATTGATATACCATATGAATTATCTGATAAGATAGAGCAAGTTAAAGAACAAGAAGAGGTAGAAAATATTGGCATATCCTGGGCCGAAAAACAAATCAGGAGCTATGTTAATGATGAGAGGGTTCCCGCGGTTCATATCTATGTAACTAATGACATTAAATTAGTAAAAGGAGTTATGGATAAATTTAGTAGATGA